One Planctomycetaceae bacterium genomic window, ATCATCGGCGCCTGGAGCGTCGACCGACAACTCGGGATCACCGTATTCCTCAGCAGCCCCTTCGGCGTCTTCCTGGTCACTGACTTTTCGCCGCGTTGACGGCGAATCTGTTTTCGCTTCGACATCGAAATCGTCGGGCGGCGTTTCCGGCGCATCCCGTGATTTTCGGCGACGCGAAGTCCCTGCAGAACTGCGGGGTGAGGTGACTTCGGATTCTTCCTGAGAATGGTCGTCGAGTCCGTCACCGAAGGATTCGTCAGCCTTCACGTCACTTTCGACAGAATCGTCGGAGTCTGTTTTCGGTTGTCGTGTTCGCGACCGACTTGTGGACGTCGAAGACGACGCCCGTGGTGTTCGCCGCTTCGTTCCTTCAGCGCTGCTCGAACTGCTTGTTGGCATAAGAAAACCTGAGCTTGTTGAAAAGAAACGACACTTCCTGCGGAAGCGTCGATACGCACTGTGAATCCATCTGGCAACGCTGGGATGCTACGCGTACGTGTACCGATCACGGCGTCACTGTGGATTAACCTGAGTTTCACAAACGTGCCTTGTGCCCCGCAAAGGCTGGCTTTCCGGAAGCTCACCCAAACGAAAATCGCAACGCCGTTGCGTGAGTGAAAGTCGAGAATCCCCTGCGGGATGAAACGGGATTCATGCCATCTCAGTCCGCGTTGACAACGCCTGAGAGCTTCGCCGCAAACCACAGCGGACAAAGCGGGCAGTCGCATCCCGTGAATGCGATAACGGCCTGGGAGCCTCCCGAAGGGTGAGCCTGCAACAGCGATGTTCTTGCTGGAAAGGGGACCGGGTCAAGTGGGACCGGCACGCACCTGCAGGGGGCTCAGTCAGCGACAGGGACTGCTTAAGCGAGTCCCGAAATACGCGAAGATCTACTTCTTCCTGAGTCGTTCGACTCCGGATTTTCAAAAGCCATCAAGACTTTAACTGACAGCAGTATTAATGCAACTCTTTTTCGTGTCAATCGTACTCTGGAAATTGTATGCCAACCGCTTCATCTGGTGTAAACCGGCAAACACCGACCAATCATCCGGACTCGTCCACGACCCGCCGTCCACTGGACTTGGCAACCGGCCGCACTCTGAAGTTCAACTGAACCTGACACTCAGCGCCGCTGCCTTTCGGCGTGTTCCCGGCGCCGAAATATCGCCGAACGGCAGATTCCGAGCTTGTTCAGCCAGAACTGAGCCATCACCCATAGAGTTAACAGGCCATAGCGGGTGCTGCGGCGAAAGTTGATGCTCGACGCTTCCTCAAAGTACCGTACCGGCACCGGAATGTCCCCAAGGCGAAAGCCAAACGCTACTGACTGGGCCAGAAACTGGGTGTCGAAGACGAAGTCGTCGGAGTTTTCCTGCCACGGAATGGACTCCAGCACACTGCGATGGTAAGCCCGAAATCCACTGTGAAAATCGCCGAGATTCTGCCCGAGAGCAATGTTTTCCGTGATTGTCAAAAACCGGTTTGCGATGTACTTCCACCCCGGCATGCCTCCCGCCAGTGCCTCGGCTCGAGTGCGGATGCGTGAACCCAGGATGACATCGCAGTTCCCCAGGCGAATCAGTTCTGCCGCGATCGGTATGACTCGGCTGTCGTACTGATAGTCCGGGTGGATCATCACGACAATATCGGCTCCCATTTCCAGAGCCCTGGCATAGCAGGTCTTTTGATTGCCTCCGTATCCCGTGTTCTTTTCGTGCCGGATGACTGTGAGTCCCAGGCCTTCCGCCACCTCGACAGTATTGTCGCGACTGCAGTCATCGACAAGGATGATTTCATCGACGCTGCCGTCGGGGATGTCGCTAATTGTCTTTTCAAGTGTGGCGGCCGCATTGTAGGCCGGCATCACCGCGATGACTTTTGTACTGCTGACGGTCATGGCGTCCGGATTTCAGGCTGCCGCGCAGCACTAAGAAGCGATAATATTTGCCAGGATTTCGACGGCCCGATCAATCTCTTCGATTGTGTTGTAGTGCAGCGCACCGAGTCGCAGCGTGCCGTTCGGTTCAAGTTTCGCACGTTCCGTGAACGGCAGCGCGTAGTGGTTGCCAGGCCAGGCGAAGATCCCGTGCTCCGCCAGTCGTATTGCCAGTTCCCGCGGCGAAGCGGAAGCCGACGTCATTGAAATCGTCGGAACCCGGTCATCAAGGCGTTCGAGATCCGTGATCCCATGGACGCGAATTCCCGGTATCTGCTGAAGCCCGTGAATCAACCGCTTCGAAAGTGATTGTTCGTAATATTTGATTCGGCCGAAAACGCGGTCAAGTTTGGCGGAGCGGGAATTGTCCACAGAGTTATCGCCAATGGCGCCATCGTCACTGGAGGAATGATCCAGCGAGGCTATGTATTCGACAGCCGCCGCGGCACCGGCGATGCCTTCGTGGTTTTGGGTCCCGGTCATCCAGCGTCCCGGCAGAGTCTCCGGAGCCGGTCGCAGTTTGTAAGGCTGGATCTCCCGGAGCAGTTCGCGGCGTCCCCACAAAACGCCGACATGGGGGCCAAAGAACTTGTATGCGGAGCAGACCAGAAAGTCGCATCCGAGTGCCTCCACCTGAATCCGGCCATGCGGCGCGAAATGAACAGCGTCGATATAGGTCAGTGCACCGTGATTTTGAGCGTCCCTAATGATGTCGCGCAGCGGATTCACGGTGCCGGTGGCATTGGAGGCGTACCCAACAGCAACCAGCCTGGTTCTGGAGGAGAGCTTTGAACGAAAGTCCTGCAGATCCAGCGTCCAGTCATCCGGTCGCAGGTCAATCTCGCGAACATTGACGCCGGAGTCTCTGGCGGCCAGCACCCAGGGCGTGAAGTTCGCGTCATGATCGAGACGGCTGACAATGATTTCGTCCCCTGATTTCCAGGTACGGGCCAGCGCCCGGCTGACCTGGAAAGTGATCGTTGTCATGTTAGCGCCGAAGCACACCGTTTCCGGGTCACGAGTCCCCAGAAAATCAGCCAGAGCTTCGCGGGCCTGCGTCAGGGTCGCATCAGTTGCCTGCGAATTCGGGAACGGCGCGCCGCAGTTGGCGTTTGTCTCAAGCAGATATCGGCGGACAGCATCCGCGACCCTGGACGGAACCTGGCTTCCCGCCGGACCGTCAAGATGCACAACCGCGTGTTGACCAATTGTTCGATTGAGTGCCGGAAACTGGCTTCGCGCGACGTCCGGGTTCCAATCAGGACTGAAAGTCACGGACTCGCCTTCGAACGGCCCCGGGGCTATGAGTCTCCGCGGCCAGCGGTCGCATTCCCGAGGTTGTGTGCATGAATTGAGTCGCGCACGCTCTAATGATCCGGCGATTCGCCGTCACCGGCAGATCCCGGCTGCTCGGCGCTTTGCACGACTTCCAGATTTGGTACACGGATCGACGTGATTCTTACGCGCGTGTACTTCTGACGGTGGCCGGTATGCCGGCGGCTGTTCTTTCGCTTGCGGAACTTCTGGATTTCCAGCTTTTCGCCTTTTTCTTCATCGAGAACGACCTCCGCTTCAACCGTGGCGCCTTCGATCACCGGAGCACCGATCACACTGCTGCCGCCGGCATTTGCCAGCAGGATCTGATCGAACCTGACGGTTGAGCCCACTTCCGCGTCCGAACGAAAATCCACGGAAAGCAAGTCGCCTTCCTGCACTCGATGCTGGCGGCTTCCTTCCTCGATAATGGCAAACATAGCAAACACCCAAAGGCAGAAACTTGATCTGGAAAATGTTCACGCCGGCCCCGTCGGGGCGGTGAATCGCGAAGTATAGCGACGTGAATGGAGACTTCGAGTCGGAATCGTGCTGAAGTTTGTCCGCTGCTGTCCCGGAGACCCGCCGCGCGATTGTCCGGGAAAGTGTTCAGGCGTCCGGCTGGACGGGGCGGCCATCGTCGTCTTCGCACCGAAGGGCCAGGTGTTCCAGTCGAACGTCGGTTCGCGACACGATGCTGATGGTGACCTCCCGGTCGTCTTCAATGCGAATCAGTTCCTTCCGCTTGCGGTTGTTCAGGTCATTCGCGACGCGATCATGCACTTCGATGACAATCCGGGCCACGTCTTCGTGGCTTGCCGCTGACATCACCAGCCGCATCACCTCAATGGTGAGGCTTTCTGAGGTTTTGACCTGCCCGACGCCGCTGCAGCAGGGGCAGTCTTCGTAGACGCTTCGGCGAAGAGACGGTCGAATTCGCTGGCGAGTCATTTCGATCAGGCCGAAGGGACTGATTCGCAAAACACGCGTTCGAGCCCGGTCGCGTTTGACGGCGTCGCGCAGGGCGCGCTCGACGCCCCGGCGATGCCGTTCTTCCCGCATGTCGATAAAGTCGTTGACAATCACGCCGCCCAGATCCCGCAGCCGAATTTGCCGAGCGATTGCCTCGGCAGCCCGCATGTTCATCCTGTAGGCCGTTTTTTCCGCGTCGTCATCGGCACGGAAGTTTCCGCTGTTGACGTCGATGGCGACCAGGGCTTCGGTTTGGTCAATGACAAGAGATCCGCCACCCTGCAGCGGCACGTGCCGATCCTGAATTCGGGCAATCTCATCCTCGATGCCATAGCGATGAAAGATCGGCTCAGCGCCGTCATAACGTTTGATTCTGCTCTGATGATGCGGGGCCACGATCTTGATGAATTCCCGGGCACGTTCGAAGGCAGCGTCTTCGTCGATCCACACGGCATCAATTTCGCCCGTGTAGATATCCCGAATCGTGCGGATCATCATGTCGCTCTCTTCGTAGATATCCACTGGCGCTGATGAACGCTTGATGCGGCGGACGATTGTGTCCCACAGTCGCAGCAGGTACTTCAGGTCGCGCTTCAGGTCTTCTTCTTCGCGGTCGACGCCGGCCGTTCGCACGATGATTCCCAGGCCCTCCGGCGGCCGGATATTCTTCATTGCCTGCCGGAGCTGACGTCGCGCCTTTTCGTCAGGAATCTTGCGGCTCACTCCCACGCGCTGCAGCGCGGGCATCAGTACAATGTACCGTCCCGGAATCGAAATATACGTGGAAAGCGTGGGTCCTTTGTTGCCGATGCCTTCCTTGATCACCTGGACGAGAACCTCGCTGCCGCGCTGGAATATCCTCTGGATCGGCGGCTTATTGCGTGCGTTGCGCTCGTTCAGATGTTTTGGCGGGCGTCCGGATTTGCGGTCGTCGCTTTCCGCAACTTCATCCCTGACCAGGTGCTTGTAGTACTGATACTCCACGTCGCTGACGTGGAGAAACCCGTTTCGGCCGACGCCAAAGTCGACAAACGCGGCCTGGATGCTGGGTTCAATATTGACAACCCGGCCCTTGTAGATGTTGCCGACGTAGTTCTCCGCACTACTTCGTTCGACGTACAGTTCTTCCAGCACGCCGTCTTCAACGATTGCAATCCGGCTTTCTTCCGGCTGCAAAACATTGATCAGCATTTCTTTTTTCATAACACAGCTTTCGTTCGATGGAACGAACAGCGTGTCTCCGGTTTCCTGTTTCTGAACTGCAGACAACTGAAGCAGCGAATATGAATGACCGATATCCGTGTCCGACGCTTCCCGCGCGGCGTTTGCCTGGTGCAATCGGCGATTTTCGGGAAATCCGGGTGGCGGAGCCGGCAATGAGTGCCGGCAACGGCAAGCGATGCTGTTTCAGGTAGATTCCCCCATATCATGAACAGGTTTCACACAGATTTTCAAACGCGGCCAGCGCACCGGCGTATTGACGGGGCCGTAAAGCTTTGTCATTTCGGCCTCCGGCCTGGCTGGCACAGCATCTGGATCTGATGAGGGGATTTCAGGTGACAGGATTTGCAGAACGCGATGTTCGCTCATGTTTCAAAAATGGCCGGTTACTGACCGGCCGGTCAAATGGATTCGTTCTCCGGGCTCTAGACAACAAGATCCGGGCAGATTCGGCTTAGTTCTCCCAGCAGGTAGTGTTCGACGTCCCGTGCCAGGTCCAGCGAACAGGCGTGCTGTGCGATTCGTTCAGCGTCCGGAATCGACAGATTTCGGATCACTTCCTTCAGTCCCGGAATTGCCTGTGGCGTGGCGCTCAGGTGTCGCAGGCCCAGCCCCAGTAACAACGGAACAAATCGCAGGTCAGAACTCATCTGCCCGCAGACGTTTACGGGTTTATTGTGTTTCCTGCCGGCCTGAAGCACCATTTTCAGGAGTCTCAGAATGGCCGGGTCGCCCGATCGGTACAGGTGGGCCACTGAGGGATCGGAGCGGTCACAGGCGAGAGTGTATTGAATCAGGTCGTTGGTACCAATCGAGAAGAAGTCGACTTCTCTCGCAAATTCCTCAGCAAGTACCACGGCCGACGGGACTTCCACCATCATTCCCACCGGTACGTCGCGCTGGAATTCCACACCCTCGTCTTCCAGATCTTCCATGACGTCCATCAGGATCATTCGCGCCTGACGAAACTCCAGCAGTGTGGCCACGAGTGGAAACATGACCTGAACATTTCCATGAACGGCGGCCCGGAGGATCGCCCGCAACTGAACCTTAAAAAGTGCGGTGCTCTGCAGGCTCAGCCGGATGCTGCGAAGCCCCAGCATTGGGTTCTGGCTGCCGACGAACCGGTCCCGCAGTTTGACGGGGACCTTGTCGGCACCGATGTCCAGAGTTCGGATGACCACGGGACGATTGCCACACGCCTGAATGACACGGCGATAAGCGTTGTAGTGATCCTCTTCAGTCGGCACTTGGGAGCCGCTGAGATACAGGAATTCCGTTCGATACAGGCCGATTCCGTCGGCCCCTCGATTGATGCACTGTTCGACTTCCTCGGGAAACTCGATGTTGCCGTAGACTCGTATGGGCTCGCCGTCCAGTGTTCTGGCTTCGGTATTCCTGATCGATTCCAGCCTCTCGCGAATTCGCAGGTTATTAGCCTGACTGGTGCGGTACTTTTCCAGCGTCGCCTCGTCCGGGTCGATGATGACTTGTCCATGGTCACCGTCCAGAATAACGGTTTCCCCGCCGGAAACGCCGACAAGGCAGCGGCCAAGTCCGACCACCGCGGGGATCGCCAGTGCCCCGGCAAGAATAGCCGTGTGGCTGGTCCGTCCGCCGACTTCCGTACCGAACCCCAGCACAAATTCGGTGTTTAGTGTCGCTGTCTCACCCGGAGTCAGGTCGTGCGCCAGGATAATGACGGGAGCACGCAGGCTTCGCAGTTCTTCGCGGCTTTGTCCAAGCAGCTGACGCAGCAGTCGGCGTTCCAGGTCGTAGATATCCAGCGCTCGTTCCGCGAGATACGGGTCTCCCAGATTTCGCATCTGTTCGGCGAACTGTCCCAGCACGCGGCTGACGGCAAACTCGGGAGAATTGTGGGACGCGCGGATTAGTTCTTCCACTTTCCCCGTCAGGCGCGGGTCACGCGCCATCTGCAGGTGTGCGGAAAAGATCGCGGCATACTGCGAACCAAGCTGGTCGGCAACGAGAACCTCATTGCTCTCGATCTCAGAACACGCATTTTTCAGGGCGTTGTGGAACCGGGAGACTTCGGCTTCGACGGCGTCGCTGCTGACGTACTTTCTGGGGATGCGAAAATCTTCGGATCCCAGCACCAGGGCCGGCCCGACAACAACTCCCGGAGAAACTGCAATTCCGTTTCGAACCTGCATAACACTCACGGCTGACGGCAACGGCCTGACTCAGCCTTTTGTAAGGGGATTTGCGAACTTCTGGTACCGCACTACTACCGCTTCGCGCTTGACTGGCCCGAGACTCTTGCAGGACATCGGACGGTGACTCCCGTGCCCGACCTGCGTTGTTGGGAATCTCCACTACTCAGACAGCGGCGCAGCAACGGTCCCGTCAAGAATAGCGGCGACAACTGCAATCGCGATTTCGGCGTCATCTCCGTCCGCTTCAATTTCCAGCGGGGCTCCGTGAGTGGCTCCCAACAGCATCAGATCATACACGGATTTCGCATCGGCGACCTTGTCGTCGAACCGAATGCGGATGGCCGACGAGCACTGCGAAGCCGCCTGCACGAGCCGGGAAATCGGCGATAAATGCAGTCCATTCTTGATTCCCAGCGTTACGCTGCGCCGTGTTGTTGCCGTTCCGTCCATCACGAAACCTCCCGCTGCGACCGAAGTCCGGGCGTTGAATCCGAATCTGCCGTTCGCCAATCCGTTTGATCGCGGTTCTGCGTCCGCCATCAACAGGCCGCGAACTCTGCCTGATTCGCGGGAAGATGCTTACTGAAACTGACCATGAACCCATCGCTGCAATGGTTCAGGACGCATCTTCGCGGTCGTCAGCTTCGGTCAGCAGTTCCCAGATATCCTTCACGGCCGACGACTGCTTCAGAAAGTTGCAGAAATCCTGGCTGCGGAGGTGCCGCGAAATATTTTCCAGTCCTCGCAGGTGATCGCCAGGCCGATCAGGAGGTGACACCAGCAGAATCAGAATAAATACGTCCTCACCGTCGAGACTGGAAAAATCCACGCCGGAATGCGAAATCGCGACGGTCGCCACCAGCCGATCGACGGACGGATGTTTCGTGTGCGGGACGGCAACGCCGTTGCCAATCCCCGTCGACCCCAATTCCTCGCGCTTCAGAATGGCCGCGACAACGGCTTCCGCGTCGTCATCCCTGATCGTTCCCTGAGCCTTCAGGCTGCCGATCATCTCGCGAATGGCCTCCTCTTTCGAAGTGGCTTTGAGATCGGGAACAATCGCCTCTTTGACGACGAAATCGGTCAACTTCATTGCGTTACTTTCACTCCAATACCATGTGAAAACCAGCGTGCGACACCCCCGTGCCGCAGAATCAGTTCCGCGTGTTATT contains:
- a CDS encoding glycosyltransferase family 2 protein, producing the protein MTVSSTKVIAVMPAYNAAATLEKTISDIPDGSVDEIILVDDCSRDNTVEVAEGLGLTVIRHEKNTGYGGNQKTCYARALEMGADIVVMIHPDYQYDSRVIPIAAELIRLGNCDVILGSRIRTRAEALAGGMPGWKYIANRFLTITENIALGQNLGDFHSGFRAYHRSVLESIPWQENSDDFVFDTQFLAQSVAFGFRLGDIPVPVRYFEEASSINFRRSTRYGLLTLWVMAQFWLNKLGICRSAIFRRREHAERQRR
- a CDS encoding cysteine desulfurase-like protein; its protein translation is MTFSPDWNPDVARSQFPALNRTIGQHAVVHLDGPAGSQVPSRVADAVRRYLLETNANCGAPFPNSQATDATLTQAREALADFLGTRDPETVCFGANMTTITFQVSRALARTWKSGDEIIVSRLDHDANFTPWVLAARDSGVNVREIDLRPDDWTLDLQDFRSKLSSRTRLVAVGYASNATGTVNPLRDIIRDAQNHGALTYIDAVHFAPHGRIQVEALGCDFLVCSAYKFFGPHVGVLWGRRELLREIQPYKLRPAPETLPGRWMTGTQNHEGIAGAAAAVEYIASLDHSSSDDGAIGDNSVDNSRSAKLDRVFGRIKYYEQSLSKRLIHGLQQIPGIRVHGITDLERLDDRVPTISMTSASASPRELAIRLAEHGIFAWPGNHYALPFTERAKLEPNGTLRLGALHYNTIEEIDRAVEILANIIAS
- the rplU gene encoding 50S ribosomal protein L21, with translation MFAIIEEGSRQHRVQEGDLLSVDFRSDAEVGSTVRFDQILLANAGGSSVIGAPVIEGATVEAEVVLDEEKGEKLEIQKFRKRKNSRRHTGHRQKYTRVRITSIRVPNLEVVQSAEQPGSAGDGESPDH
- a CDS encoding Rne/Rng family ribonuclease produces the protein MKKEMLINVLQPEESRIAIVEDGVLEELYVERSSAENYVGNIYKGRVVNIEPSIQAAFVDFGVGRNGFLHVSDVEYQYYKHLVRDEVAESDDRKSGRPPKHLNERNARNKPPIQRIFQRGSEVLVQVIKEGIGNKGPTLSTYISIPGRYIVLMPALQRVGVSRKIPDEKARRQLRQAMKNIRPPEGLGIIVRTAGVDREEEDLKRDLKYLLRLWDTIVRRIKRSSAPVDIYEESDMMIRTIRDIYTGEIDAVWIDEDAAFERAREFIKIVAPHHQSRIKRYDGAEPIFHRYGIEDEIARIQDRHVPLQGGGSLVIDQTEALVAIDVNSGNFRADDDAEKTAYRMNMRAAEAIARQIRLRDLGGVIVNDFIDMREERHRRGVERALRDAVKRDRARTRVLRISPFGLIEMTRQRIRPSLRRSVYEDCPCCSGVGQVKTSESLTIEVMRLVMSAASHEDVARIVIEVHDRVANDLNNRKRKELIRIEDDREVTISIVSRTDVRLEHLALRCEDDDGRPVQPDA
- the ptsP gene encoding phosphoenolpyruvate--protein phosphotransferase; translation: MQVRNGIAVSPGVVVGPALVLGSEDFRIPRKYVSSDAVEAEVSRFHNALKNACSEIESNEVLVADQLGSQYAAIFSAHLQMARDPRLTGKVEELIRASHNSPEFAVSRVLGQFAEQMRNLGDPYLAERALDIYDLERRLLRQLLGQSREELRSLRAPVIILAHDLTPGETATLNTEFVLGFGTEVGGRTSHTAILAGALAIPAVVGLGRCLVGVSGGETVILDGDHGQVIIDPDEATLEKYRTSQANNLRIRERLESIRNTEARTLDGEPIRVYGNIEFPEEVEQCINRGADGIGLYRTEFLYLSGSQVPTEEDHYNAYRRVIQACGNRPVVIRTLDIGADKVPVKLRDRFVGSQNPMLGLRSIRLSLQSTALFKVQLRAILRAAVHGNVQVMFPLVATLLEFRQARMILMDVMEDLEDEGVEFQRDVPVGMMVEVPSAVVLAEEFAREVDFFSIGTNDLIQYTLACDRSDPSVAHLYRSGDPAILRLLKMVLQAGRKHNKPVNVCGQMSSDLRFVPLLLGLGLRHLSATPQAIPGLKEVIRNLSIPDAERIAQHACSLDLARDVEHYLLGELSRICPDLVV
- a CDS encoding HPr family phosphocarrier protein, with the protein product MDGTATTRRSVTLGIKNGLHLSPISRLVQAASQCSSAIRIRFDDKVADAKSVYDLMLLGATHGAPLEIEADGDDAEIAIAVVAAILDGTVAAPLSE
- a CDS encoding PTS sugar transporter subunit IIA; this translates as MKLTDFVVKEAIVPDLKATSKEEAIREMIGSLKAQGTIRDDDAEAVVAAILKREELGSTGIGNGVAVPHTKHPSVDRLVATVAISHSGVDFSSLDGEDVFILILLVSPPDRPGDHLRGLENISRHLRSQDFCNFLKQSSAVKDIWELLTEADDREDAS